From Eptesicus fuscus isolate TK198812 chromosome 14, DD_ASM_mEF_20220401, whole genome shotgun sequence, one genomic window encodes:
- the ZPBP gene encoding zona pellucida-binding protein 1 isoform X2 codes for MEAWAPGLARRGRRRASGSPLSRAAVVLLLSAFLLPAPPTVGYLIRLPRSFSLTQDSLKIVGSPNYPVKVYVMIHQKSPHVLCVTQRLRNSELIDPAFQWHGPKGKIVSENSTTHITTTGSLVFQDFEEGMTGAYTCFLEYKPTVEEAVKNVQLKFIVYAYREPHFYYQFTARYHSAPCNSIYNISFENKLLQILSKLVHDIKCEVSLQKSECHHVKMQKAGFQNELFFKFAVSCIDTEKESKPCDDHTCDYSKRLSKAKNLIERFFSQQVEVLGRRASPLPEIYYIEDTLQMVWINRCFPGDLQPRLLQPQRRDALPALQQQPALRGQVLLVGAPRAVGMLTRT; via the exons atggaggcctgggccccgggcctggcgcggcggggccggcggcgggccTCGGGCTCCCCGCTCTCCCGGGCCGCCGTCGTCCTCCTGCTCTCGGCCTTCCTACTGCCGGCGCCCCCGACAG ttggaTATTTGATTCGATTACCAAGAAGTTTTAGCTTGACCCAAGATTCACTGAAAATAGTAGGATCACCAAATTATCCAG TGAAAGTGTATGTTATGATCCATCAGAAGAGTCCACACGTGTTATGTGTGACCCAAAGGCTGCGGAATTCCGAGCTGATAGACCCCGCGTTCCAGTGGCACGGGCCCAAGGGGAAGATCGTCTCAG AGAACAGCACCACACACATCACCACCACGGGGAGCCTTGTGTTCCAGGACTTCGAGGAGGGCATGACGGGGGCGTACACGTGCTTCCTGGAGTACAAGCCCACCGTGGAGGAGGCGGTGAAGAACGTCCAGCTCAAGTTCATCGTGTACG CGTATCGTGAGCCTCACTTTTATTACCAGTTCACAGCCCGATACCATTCAGCTCCTTGCAATAGTATCtataacatttcttttgagaataaACTTCTACAGATTTTAAGCAAACTGGTTCATGACATTAAATGTGAAGTTTCCTTACAGAAGTCTGAATGCCATCATGTTAAAATGCAAAAAGCTGGCTTTCaaaatgaattgttttttaaatttgcag TTTCATGTATAGATACTGAAAAAGAATCCAAGCCATGTGACGACCATACTTGTGACTATTCCAAAAGGCTATCTAAG GCTAAAAATCTCATAGAGAGATTTTTCAGTCAACAAGTAGAAGTCCTAGGCCGACGTGCAAGTCCGTTGCCTGAAATATACTACATTGAAGACACCCTGCAAATGGTCTGGATTAACCGCTGCTTTCCCGG TGATCTGCAGCCCCGGCTCCTACAACCCCAGCGACGGGACGCACTGCCTGCACTGCAACAGCAGCCTGCTCTTCGGGGCCAAGTCCTGCTTGTAGGCGCTCCCCGCGCTGTGGGGATGTTGACACGGACGTAg
- the ZPBP gene encoding zona pellucida-binding protein 1 isoform X1, whose protein sequence is MEAWAPGLARRGRRRASGSPLSRAAVVLLLSAFLLPAPPTVGYLIRLPRSFSLTQDSLKIVGSPNYPVKVYVMIHQKSPHVLCVTQRLRNSELIDPAFQWHGPKGKIVSENSTTHITTTGSLVFQDFEEGMTGAYTCFLEYKPTVEEAVKNVQLKFIVYAYREPHFYYQFTARYHSAPCNSIYNISFENKLLQILSKLVHDIKCEVSLQKSECHHVKMQKAGFQNELFFKFAVSCIDTEKESKPCDDHTCDYSKRLSKAKNLIERFFSQQVEVLGRRASPLPEIYYIEDTLQMVWINRCFPGYGINAVKHPKCPECCVICSPGSYNPSDGTHCLHCNSSLLFGAKSCL, encoded by the exons atggaggcctgggccccgggcctggcgcggcggggccggcggcgggccTCGGGCTCCCCGCTCTCCCGGGCCGCCGTCGTCCTCCTGCTCTCGGCCTTCCTACTGCCGGCGCCCCCGACAG ttggaTATTTGATTCGATTACCAAGAAGTTTTAGCTTGACCCAAGATTCACTGAAAATAGTAGGATCACCAAATTATCCAG TGAAAGTGTATGTTATGATCCATCAGAAGAGTCCACACGTGTTATGTGTGACCCAAAGGCTGCGGAATTCCGAGCTGATAGACCCCGCGTTCCAGTGGCACGGGCCCAAGGGGAAGATCGTCTCAG AGAACAGCACCACACACATCACCACCACGGGGAGCCTTGTGTTCCAGGACTTCGAGGAGGGCATGACGGGGGCGTACACGTGCTTCCTGGAGTACAAGCCCACCGTGGAGGAGGCGGTGAAGAACGTCCAGCTCAAGTTCATCGTGTACG CGTATCGTGAGCCTCACTTTTATTACCAGTTCACAGCCCGATACCATTCAGCTCCTTGCAATAGTATCtataacatttcttttgagaataaACTTCTACAGATTTTAAGCAAACTGGTTCATGACATTAAATGTGAAGTTTCCTTACAGAAGTCTGAATGCCATCATGTTAAAATGCAAAAAGCTGGCTTTCaaaatgaattgttttttaaatttgcag TTTCATGTATAGATACTGAAAAAGAATCCAAGCCATGTGACGACCATACTTGTGACTATTCCAAAAGGCTATCTAAG GCTAAAAATCTCATAGAGAGATTTTTCAGTCAACAAGTAGAAGTCCTAGGCCGACGTGCAAGTCCGTTGCCTGAAATATACTACATTGAAGACACCCTGCAAATGGTCTGGATTAACCGCTGCTTTCCCGGGTACGGAATCAATGCTGTGAAGCATCCAAAATGCCCTGAGTGCTGCG TGATCTGCAGCCCCGGCTCCTACAACCCCAGCGACGGGACGCACTGCCTGCACTGCAACAGCAGCCTGCTCTTCGGGGCCAAGTCCTGCTTGTAG